A section of the Pseudorasbora parva isolate DD20220531a chromosome 2, ASM2467924v1, whole genome shotgun sequence genome encodes:
- the LOC137048963 gene encoding uncharacterized protein codes for MSCRIPQPQTPTLSLVPVITEKSTFALCVIENFYPKNLTVQWKVKDKSHSVTKLEYKCNAKGLYTAHSLYEVSSDNWNTNANYICEATHQETLINVTKNFKAKLTLTLKPPFVKTIFVENAVVLEAVVSGDVEQTVENTAMSCKNVSETSDGRVEFSKDMSQYTKKYNVTIDTKKWFDGEIITCTIPDPNNNRDIEKNISFNRGDGQTPSVSIYTPDKINTDSVSLVCEVTSRNLGDVYMMWKVSKEPYIEGRTSAPILRENSTSVHSILTMSKQQYEDKKTIITCAVKHANMKNTDAPLQVSTSLSKLTLTLKPPFVKTIFVENAVVLEAVVSGDVEQTVENTTMSCKNVSETSAGRVEFSKDMSQYTKKYNVTIDTKKWFDGEIITCTIPDPNNNRDIEKNISFNRGDGQTPSVSIFTPDKISTDSVSLVCEVTSRYLGDVYMMWKVSKEPYIEGRTSAPILRENSTSVHSILTMSKQQYEDKKTIITCAVKHANMKNTDAPLQVSTSLSKLTLTLKPPFVKTIFVENAVVLEAVVSGDVEQTVENTAMSCKNVSETSDGRVEFSKDMSQYTKKYNVTIDTKKWFDGEIITCTIPDPNNNRDIEKNISFNRGDGQTPSVSIYTPDKINTDSVSLVCEVTSRNLGDVYMMWKVSKEPYIEGRTSAPILRENSTSVHSILTMSKQQYEDKKTIITCAVKHANMKNTDAPLQVSTSLSKLTLTLKPPFVKTIFVENAVVLEAVVSGDVEQTVENTAMSCKNVSETSNGRVEFSKDMSQYTKKYNVTIDTKKWFDGEIITCTIPDPNNNRDIEKNISFNRGDGQTPSVSIYTPDKISTDSVSLVCEVTSRNLGDVYMMWKVSKEPYIEGRTSAPILRENSTSVHSILTMSKQQYEDKKTIITCAVKHANMKNTDAPLQVSTSLSKLTLTLKPPFVKTIFVENAVVLEAVVSGDVEQTVENTTMSCKNGFKTSDGRVEFSKDMSQYTKKYNVTINTKKWFDGEIITCTIPDPNNNSEIEKNISFNRGDGQTPSVSIYTPDKINTDSVSLVCEVTSRNLGDVYMMWKVSKEPYIEGRTSAPILRENSTSVHSILTMSKQQYEDKKTIITCAVKHANMKNTDAPLQVSTSLSKLTLSLKPPFVKKIFVENAVVLEAVVSGDVEQTVENTAMSCKNGIDTSAGRVEFSKDMSQYTKTYNVTINTKKWFDGEIITCTIPDPNNNRNIEKNISFNRGDGQTPSVSIYRPDKINTDSVSLVCEVTSRNLGDVYMMWKVSKEPYIEGRTSAPILRENSTSVHSILTMSKQQYEDKKTIITCAVKHANMKNTDAPLQVSTSLSKLTLSLKPPFVKKIFVENAVVLEAVVSGDVEQTVENTAMSCKNGIDTSAGRVEFSKDMSQYTKTYNVTINTKKWFDGEIITCTIPDPNNNREIEKNISFNIGDGQTPSVSIYRPDKINTDSVSLVCEVTSRYLGDVYMMWKLGKEPYIEGRTSAPILRENSMSVHSILTMSKQQYEDKKTIITCAVKHANMQNTDAPLQVSTSLSKLMLTLKPPFVKKIFVENAVVLEAVVSGDVEQTVENTTMSCKNGLETSVGRVEFSKDMSQYTKTYNVTINTKKWFDGEIITCTIPDPNNNRNIEKNISFNRGDGQTPSVSIYTPDKINTDSVSLVCEVTSRYLGDVYMMWKVSKEPYIEGRTSAPILRENSMSVHSILTMSKQQYEDKKTIITCAVKHANMKNTDAPLQVSTSLSKLTLTLKPPFVKTIFVENAVVLEAVVSGDVEQTVENTAMSCKNGFKTSDGRVEFSKDMSQYTKKYNVTINTKKWFDGEIITCTIPDPNNNRDIEKNISFNRGDGKTPSVFIYRTDRINTDSVSLVCEVTSRILGDVYMMWKVSKEPYIEGRTSAPILRENSTSVYSILTMSKQQYEDKNPIVTCAVKHANMKNTDAPLQVSTSLSKLTLTLKPPFVKTIFVENAVVLEAVVSGDVEQTVENTTMSCKNGLEISAGRVEFSKDISQYTKTYNVTINTKKWFDGEIITCTIPDPNNNRYIEQEIRFNIGDGHTPSVFIYRPDSINTDSVSLVCEVTSSNLGDVYMMWKVSGDAEPYIEGRTSAPILRENSTSVLSILTMSKQQYEDKNPTVTCAVMHANMKNTDAPLQVSTSLNEPPEPEKGFALNCNKDVLEEDEFRSLWSTATSFIFLFLFSLTYSAVLSLFKVKQ; via the exons ATGTCGTGCA GGATTCCACAACCACAAACACCAACCCTGAGCCTGGTTCCTGTAATAACTGAGAAAAGCACATTTGCCTTGTGTGTTATTGAGAATTTCTACCCCAAGAACCTCACTGTTCAATGGAAAGTAAAAGACAAATCTCATAGCGTGACAAAACTGGAGTACAAATGCAATGCTAAAGGGCTTTATACAGCACACAGTCTTTATGAAGTTAGCAGTGATAATTGGAACACAAATGCTAACTATATCTGTGAGGCCACACACCAGGAAACACTGATTAATGTGACAAAGAACTTTAAAG CTAAATTGACGCTGACGCTGAAGCCACCATTTGTGAAAACAATATTTGTAGAAAATGCAGTTGTCTTGGAGGCTGTTGTTTCTGGAGATGTAGAACAGACAGTGGAAAACACTGCAATGTCATGCAAAAATGTATCAGAAACCTCAGATGGAAGAGTTGAGTTTTCTAAAGACATGTCACAGTATACGAAAAAATACAATGTCACCATTGATACAAAGAAATGGTTTGATGGAGAAATTATCACCTGCACCATCCCTGACCCAAATAATAACAGAGACATCGAGAAGAATATCAGTTTTAATAGAGGAG ATGGTCAAACACCCAGTGTCTCTATTTACACACCTGATAAAATCAACACAGATTCTGTCTCTCTGGTGTGTGAGGTCACCAGCCGTAATCTTGGTGATGTCTATATGATGTGGAAAGTAAGCAAAGAGCCTTACATAGAGGGCAGAACCAGTGCTCCCATTCTTCGAGAGAACTCCACGTCTGTTCACAGCATTCTGACAATGTCAAAACAACAGTATGAAGATAAGAAAACCATTATCACCTGTGCAGTCAAACACGCCAACATGAAGAATACAGACGCTCCATTACAAGTGTCAACAAGCCTAT CTAAATTGACGCTGACGCTGAAGCCACCATTTGTGAAAACAATATTTGTAGAAAATGCAGTTGTCTTGGAGGCTGTTGTTTCTGGAGATGTAGAACAGACAGTGGAAAATACTACAATGTCATGCAAAAATGTATCAGAAACCTCAGCTGGACGAGTTGAGTTTTCTAAAGACATGTCACAGTATACGAAAAAATACAATGTCACCATTGATACAAAGAAATGGTTTGATGGAGAAATTATCACCTGCACCATCCCTGACCCAAATAATAACAGAGACATCGAGAAGAATATCAGTTTTAATAGAGGAG ATGGTCAAACACCcagtgtctctattttcacacCTGATAAAATCAGCACAGATTCTGTCTCTCTGGTGTGTGAGGTCACCAGCCGTTATCTTGGCGATGTCTATATGATGTGGAAAGTAAGCAAAGAGCCTTACATAGAGGGCAGAACCAGTGCTCCCATTCTTCGAGAGAACTCCACGTCTGTTCACAGCATTCTGACAATGTCAAAACAACAGTATGAAGATAAGAAAACCATTATCACCTGTGCAGTCAAACACGCCAACATGAAGAATACAGACGCTCCATTACAAGTGTCAACAAGCCTAT CTAAATTGACGCTGACGCTGAAGCCACCATTTGTGAAAACAATATTTGTAGAAAATGCAGTTGTCTTGGAGGCTGTTGTTTCTGGAGATGTAGAACAGACAGTGGAAAACACTGCAATGTCATGCAAAAATGTATCAGAAACCTCAGATGGAAGAGTTGAGTTTTCTAAAGACATGTCACAGTATACGAAAAAATACAATGTCACCATTGATACAAAGAAATGGTTTGATGGAGAAATTATCACCTGCACCATCCCTGACCCAAATAATAACAGAGACATCGAGAAGAATATCAGTTTTAATAGAGGAG ATGGTCAAACACCCAGTGTCTCTATTTACACACCTGATAAAATCAACACAGATTCTGTCTCTCTGGTGTGTGAGGTCACCAGCCGTAATCTTGGCGATGTCTATATGATGTGGAAAGTAAGCAAAGAGCCTTACATAGAGGGCAGAACCAGTGCTCCCATTCTTCGAGAGAACTCCACGTCTGTTCACAGCATTCTGACAATGTCAAAACAACAGTATGAAGATAAGAAAACCATTATCACCTGTGCAGTCAAACACGCCAACATGAAGAATACAGACGCTCCATTACAAGTGTCAACAAGCCTAT CTAAATTGACGCTGACGCTGAAGCCACCATTTGTGAAAACAATATTTGTAGAAAATGCAGTTGTCTTGGAGGCTGTTGTTTCTGGAGATGTAGAACAGACAGTGGAAAACACTGCAATGTCATGCAAAAATGTATCAGAAACCTCAAATGGAAGAGTTGAGTTTTCTAAAGACATGTCACAGTATACGAAAAAATACAATGTCACCATTGATACAAAGAAATGGTTTGATGGAGAAATTATCACCTGCACCATCCCTGACCCAAATAATAACAGAGACATCGAGAAGAATATCAGTTTTAATAGAGGAG ATGGTCAAACACCCAGTGTTTCTATTTACACACCTGATAAAATCAGCACAGATTCTGTCTCTCTGGTGTGTGAGGTAACCAGCCGTAATCTTGGCGATGTCTATATGATGTGGAAAGTAAGCAAAGAGCCTTACATAGAGGGCAGAACCAGTGCTCCCATTCTTCGAGAGAACTCCACGTCTGTTCACAGCATTCTGACAATGTCAAAACAACAGTATGAAGATAAGAAAACCATTATCACCTGTGCAGTCAAACACGCCAACATGAAGAATACAGACGCTCCATTACAAGTGTCAACAAGCCTAT CTAAATTGACGCTGACGCTGAAGCCACCATTTGTGAAAACAATATTTGTAGAAAATGCAGTTGTCTTGGAGGCTGTTGTTTCTGGAGATGTAGAACAGACAGTGGAAAATACTACAATGTCATGCAAAAATGGATTCAAAACCTCAGATGGAAGAGTTGAGTTTTCTAAAGACATGTCACAGTATACGAAAAAATACAATGTCACCATTAATACAAAGAAATGGTTTGATGGAGAAATTATCACCTGCACCATCCCTGACCCAAATAATAACAGCGAAATCGAGAAGAATATCAGTTTTAATAGAGGAG ATGGTCAAACACCCAGTGTTTCTATTTACACACCTGATAAAATCAACACAGATTCTGTCTCTCTGGTGTGTGAGGTCACCAGTCGTAATCTTGGCGATGTCTATATGATGTGGAAAGTGAGCAAAGAGCCTTACATAGAGGGCAGAACCAGTGCTCCCATTCTTCGAGAGAACTCCACGTCTGTTCACAGCATTCTGACAATGTCAAAACAACAGTATGAAGATAAGAAAACCATTATCACCTGTGCAGTCAAACACGCCAACATGAAGAATACAGACGCTCCATTACAAGTGTCAACAAGCCTAT CTAAATTGACGCTGTCGCTGAAGCCACCgtttgtgaaaaaaatatttgtagaaAATGCAGTTGTCTTGGAGGCTGTTGTTTCTGGAGATGTAGAACAAACAGTGGAAAACACTGCAATGTCATGCAAAAATGGAATCGATACCTCAGCTGGACGAGTTGAGTTTTCTAAAGACATGTCACAGTATACGAAAACATACAATGTCACCATTAATACAAAGAAATGGTTTGATGGAGAAATTATCACCTGCACCATCCCTGACCCAAATAATAACAGAAACATCGAGAAGAATATCAGTTTTAATAGAGGAG ATGGTCAAACACCCAGTGTTTCTATTTATAGACCTGATAAAATCAACACAGATTCTGTCTCTCTGGTGTGTGAGGTCACCAGTCGTAATCTTGGCGATGTCTATATGATGTGGAAAGTGAGCAAAGAGCCTTACATAGAGGGCAGAACCAGTGCTCCCATTCTTCGAGAGAACTCCACGTCTGTTCACAGCATTCTGACAATGTCAAAACAACAGTATGAAGATAAGAAAACCATTATCACCTGTGCAGTCAAACACGCCAACATGAAGAATACAGACGCTCCATTACAAGTGTCAACAAGCCTAT CTAAATTGACCCTGTCGCTGAAGCCACCgtttgtgaaaaaaatatttgtagaaAATGCAGTTGTCTTGGAGGCTGTTGTTTCTGGAGATGTAGAACAAACAGTGGAAAATACTGCAATGTCATGCAAAAATGGAATCGATACCTCAGCTGGACGAGTTGAGTTTTCTAAAGACATGTCACAGTATACGAAAACATACAATGTCACCATTAATACAAAGAAATGGTTTGATGGAGAAATTATCACCTGCACCATCCCTGACCCAAATAATAACAGAGAAATCGAAAAGAATATCAGTTTTAATATAGGAG ATGGTCAAACACCCAGTGTTTCTATTTATAGACCTGATAAAATCAACACAGATTCTGTCTCTCTGGTGTGTGAGGTCACCAGCCGTTATCTTGGCGATGTCTATATGATGTGGAAATTGGGCAAAGAGCCTTACATAGAGGGCAGAACCAGTGCTCCCATTCTTCGAGAGAACTCCATGTCTGTTCACAGCATTCTGACAATGTCAAAACAACAGTATGAAGATAAGAAAACCATTATCACCTGTGCAGTCAAACACGCCAACATGCAGAATACAGACGCTCCATTACAAGTGTCAACAAGCCTAT CTAAATTGATGCTGACGCTGAAGCCACcatttgtgaaaaaaatatttgtagaaAATGCAGTTGTCTTGGAGGCTGTTGTTTCTGGAGATGTAGAACAGACAGTGGAAAATACTACAATGTCATGCAAAAATGGATTAGAAACCTCAGTTGGAAGAGTTGAGTTTTCTAAAGACATGTCACAGTATACAAAAACATACAATGTCACCATTAATACAAAGAAATGGTTTGATGGAGAAATTATCACCTGCACCATCCCTGACCCAAATAATAACAGAAACATCGAGAAGAATATCAGTTTTAATAGAGGAG ATGGTCAAACACCCAGTGTTTCTATTTACACACCTGATAAAATCAACACAGATTCTGTCTCTCTGGTGTGTGAGGTCACCAGCCGTTATCTTGGCGATGTCTATATGATGTGGAAAGTGAGCAAAGAGCCTTACATAGAGGGCAGAACCAGTGCTCCCATTCTTCGAGAGAACTCCATGTCTGTTCACAGCATTCTGACAATGTCAAAACAACAGTATGAAGATAAGAAAACCATTATCACCTGTGCAGTCAAACACGCCAACATGAAGAATACAGACGCTCCATTACAAGTGTCAACAAGCCTAT CTAAATTGACGCTAACGCTGAAGCCACCATTTGTGAAAACAATATTTGTAGAAAATGCAGTTGTCTTGGAGGCTGTTGTTTCTGGAGATGTAGAACAAACAGTGGAAAATACTGCAATGTCATGCAAAAATGGATTCAAAACCTCAGATGGACGAGTTGAGTTTTCTAAAGACATGTCACAGTATACGAAAAAATACAATGTCACCATTAATACAAAGAAATGGTTTGATGGAGAAATTATCACCTGCACCATCCCTGACCCAAATAATAACAGAGACATCGAGAAGAATATCAGTTTTAATAGAGGAG ATGGTAAGACACCCAGTGTTTTCATTTACAGAACTGATAGAATCAACACAGATTCTGTCTCTCTGGTGTGTGAGGTCACCAGTCGTATTCTTGGCGATGTCTATATGATGTGGAAAGTGAGCAAAGAGCCTTACATAGAGGGCAGAACCAGTGCTCCCATTCTTCGAGAGAACTCCACGTCTGTTTACAGCATTCTGACAATGTCAAAACAACAGTATGAAGACAAGAACCCCATTGTCACCTGCGCAGTCAAACACGCCAACATGAAGAATACAGATGCTCCATTACAAGTGTCAACAAGCCTAT CTAAATTGACGCTGACGCTGAAGCCACCATTTGTGAAAACAATATTTGTAGAAAATGCAGTTGTCTTGGAGGCTGTTGTTTCTGGAGATGTAGAACAGACAGTGGAAAATACTACAATGTCATGCAAAAATGGATTAGAAATCTCAGCTGGAAGAGTTGAGTTTTCTAAAGACATATCACAGTATACAAAAACATACAATGTCACCATTAATACAAAGAAATGGTTTGATGGAGAAATTATCACCTGCACCATCCCTGACCCAAATAATAACAGATACATCGAGCAGGAGATCCGTTTTAATATAGGAG ATGGTCACACACCCAGTGTTTTCATTTACAGACCTGATAGTATCAACACAGATTCTGTCTCTCTGGTGTGTGAGGTTACCAGCAGTAATCTTGGCGATGTCTATATGATGTGGAAAGTGAGCGGAGATGCAGAGCCTTACATAGAGGGCAGAACCAGTGCTCCCATTCTTCGAGAGAACTCCACATCTGTTCTGAGCATTCTGACAATGTCAAAACAACAGTATGAAGATAAGAACCCCACTGTCACCTGCGCAGTCATGCATGCCAACATGAAGAATACAGACGCTCCATTACAAGTGTCAACAAGCCTAA acGAGCCTCCTGAGCCAGAGAAGGGCTTTGCTCTGAACTGTAATAAAGATGTTCTAGAGGAGGATGAGTTCAGAAGTCTCTGGTCCACTGCCACTTCATttatcttcctcttcctcttctcccTGACATACAGCGCTGTGCTCAGTCTCTTCAAG GTTAAgcagtga